One region of Bosea sp. 29B genomic DNA includes:
- a CDS encoding thermonuclease family protein yields MARFRFTTGSYGPFGWRRVGRSVDFVVALGFLLLLAIAGAVLQYRLGSGRDLAGAAEAIDGDSIRLLGEELRLEGIDAPEYRQTCRDRTGGEIACGRQARRALAAMLALGNVNCTISRADRYGRGLARCRQGDAEINAALVRQGHAVSYGAYQAEEAEAKAAGRGIWATSFERPQDWRRSHPR; encoded by the coding sequence ATGGCGCGCTTCAGATTCACGACAGGCAGCTACGGACCGTTCGGCTGGCGGCGGGTCGGCCGATCCGTCGACTTCGTCGTAGCCCTTGGATTCCTTCTGCTTTTGGCGATCGCGGGAGCAGTCCTGCAGTACCGTCTCGGCTCAGGGCGCGATCTCGCCGGAGCGGCCGAGGCGATCGATGGCGATTCGATCAGGCTCCTTGGCGAAGAGTTGCGCCTGGAGGGCATCGACGCGCCGGAATACCGGCAGACCTGCCGCGATCGTACCGGTGGCGAGATCGCCTGCGGCCGGCAGGCCAGGCGTGCCCTGGCCGCGATGCTGGCGCTCGGCAACGTCAACTGCACGATCTCCCGGGCCGATCGCTATGGCCGCGGACTGGCGCGCTGCCGGCAGGGCGACGCCGAGATCAACGCGGCTCTGGTGCGCCAGGGCCACGCGGTCTCCTATGGCGCCTACCAGGCCGAGGAGGCCGAGGCGAAGGCGGCCGGCCGCGGCATCTGGGCGACGAGCTTCGAACGGCCGCAGGACTGGCGCCGCAGCCATCCGCGCTGA
- a CDS encoding AEC family transporter translates to MIGAILLALAPIALLIALGHAMRRLRFLPDAFWPQAERLSYYVLLPALFTHALAMADLRGLPVAELALTLIAAIITVAAVLVLAKPWLGYSDAAFTSVFQGGIRFNNYVGLSAAGSMLGASALPLAAVANAAIVPTVNVLCVLVFARWGSAQPTLRGILRGLALNPLLMSCVLGIAIQLSGLGLPPGVEGCLKALGQASLPIGLLCVGAALDWGALGRGLKPALVASVVKFVLMPLATYAALKGFGLGGPAATLAILFQALPTASSSYVMARQLGGDAPLMAGICALQTVVAAVAVPLALILLAPG, encoded by the coding sequence ATGATCGGCGCGATCCTGCTCGCGCTGGCGCCGATCGCCCTGCTGATCGCGCTCGGCCACGCCATGCGGCGCCTGCGCTTCCTGCCCGATGCGTTCTGGCCGCAGGCGGAGCGGCTGAGCTACTACGTGCTGCTGCCGGCCCTCTTCACGCACGCCTTGGCGATGGCGGATCTCAGGGGGCTGCCCGTCGCCGAGCTGGCTTTGACGCTGATCGCGGCGATCATCACCGTCGCGGCCGTGCTTGTCCTGGCGAAACCCTGGCTCGGTTACAGCGATGCCGCCTTCACCTCGGTCTTCCAGGGTGGCATCCGCTTCAACAACTATGTCGGCCTGAGTGCGGCCGGCAGCATGCTGGGCGCATCCGCACTGCCGCTGGCGGCCGTGGCCAACGCTGCGATCGTGCCGACCGTCAACGTGCTCTGCGTCCTCGTCTTCGCCCGCTGGGGCTCGGCCCAGCCGACCCTGCGCGGCATCCTGCGGGGTCTTGCCCTCAACCCGCTGCTGATGTCTTGCGTGCTCGGCATCGCCATCCAGCTCAGCGGCCTCGGCCTGCCGCCCGGCGTCGAGGGCTGCCTCAAGGCGCTCGGCCAGGCCTCGCTGCCGATCGGTCTGCTCTGCGTCGGCGCGGCGCTCGACTGGGGTGCGCTCGGCCGTGGTCTGAAGCCGGCGCTGGTCGCCTCCGTCGTCAAGTTCGTGCTGATGCCGCTCGCGACCTATGCGGCGCTGAAGGGCTTCGGCCTTGGCGGCCCGGCGGCGACGCTCGCCATCCTGTTCCAGGCGCTGCCGACCGCCTCGTCATCTTATGTAATGGCGCGCCAGCTCGGCGGCGATGCGCCGCTGATGGCCGGCATCTGCGCGCTGCAGACGGTGGTGGCGGCGGTTGCGGTGCCGCTCGCGCTGATCCTGCTTGCGCCGGGGTGA
- a CDS encoding glutathione S-transferase, which yields MKLYDGGRAPNPRRVRIFFAEKGVPLPELIPVDIARKEHRTPEFTRINPSQRLPVLLLEDGTALAETIAICRYIESLHPTPPLFGSAPKEAALIEMWNRRIELGLFSAVSAVFRHGHPAMAELEDQVPEWAEASREQIDDHLVLLDLQLGANRFLCGDELTVADITAGIAIDFMKPSRIPLPEDFTNIRRWHGELSARPSWKV from the coding sequence ATGAAGCTCTATGATGGCGGGCGCGCGCCCAATCCGCGGCGGGTCCGCATCTTCTTCGCCGAGAAGGGCGTGCCCTTGCCCGAACTCATCCCGGTCGACATCGCAAGGAAGGAGCACCGGACGCCGGAGTTCACCCGGATCAACCCGTCGCAGCGCCTGCCGGTGCTGCTGCTGGAGGACGGCACGGCGCTGGCGGAGACCATCGCGATCTGCCGCTACATCGAGAGCCTGCATCCGACGCCGCCGCTGTTCGGCTCCGCCCCCAAGGAGGCGGCCCTGATCGAGATGTGGAATCGCCGCATCGAGCTCGGCCTGTTCTCGGCGGTTTCGGCCGTGTTCCGCCACGGCCATCCCGCGATGGCCGAGCTCGAGGACCAGGTGCCGGAATGGGCCGAGGCCAGCCGCGAGCAGATCGACGATCATCTCGTGCTGCTCGACCTGCAGCTCGGCGCCAATCGCTTCCTCTGCGGCGACGAGCTGACGGTCGCCGACATCACCGCCGGCATCGCCATCGACTTCATGAAGCCTTCGCGCATCCCGCTTCCGGAGGATTTCACGAACATCCGGCGCTGGCATGGCGAGCTCTCGGCCAGGCCGAGCTGGAAAGTCTGA
- a CDS encoding uracil-DNA glycosylase family protein translates to MSGQGDDAPEALGDVLVELRACRICRDEPVYLPRLPHEPRPVIQAEASARLLIASQAPGTRVHASGRPFTDRSGDRLRDWLGLDHARFYDASRVAIVPMGHCFPGLDGKGGDLPPRRECAPAWRSRVLAGLPEIELILVIGRYAQAWHLGPKAAADLTATVADWRNIFAGDRRPRILPLPHPSWRNNGWLRKNPWFEAELVPVLRAEVARLVG, encoded by the coding sequence ATGAGCGGGCAGGGGGACGATGCGCCGGAAGCGCTCGGCGATGTCCTCGTCGAATTGCGCGCCTGCCGCATTTGCCGGGACGAGCCGGTCTATCTGCCGCGCCTGCCGCACGAGCCGCGTCCCGTCATCCAGGCCGAGGCGAGCGCGCGCCTCTTGATCGCGAGCCAGGCGCCGGGCACACGCGTCCATGCCAGCGGCAGGCCTTTCACCGACCGCTCCGGCGACCGGCTGCGCGATTGGCTCGGCCTCGACCATGCTCGCTTCTACGACGCTTCGCGCGTCGCGATCGTGCCGATGGGCCATTGCTTCCCCGGGCTTGACGGAAAGGGCGGCGACCTGCCGCCACGCCGCGAATGCGCGCCGGCCTGGCGAAGCCGCGTGCTCGCTGGCCTGCCGGAGATCGAGCTCATCCTGGTGATCGGCCGCTATGCCCAGGCCTGGCATCTCGGTCCGAAGGCGGCGGCCGACCTGACGGCGACCGTCGCCGACTGGCGCAATATCTTCGCCGGGGATCGCCGGCCGCGCATCCTGCCGTTGCCGCACCCCTCCTGGCGCAACAATGGCTGGCTCCGGAAGAACCCCTGGTTCGAGGCGGAGCTGGTGCCGGTGTTGCGGGCGGAGGTGGCGCGGCTGGTCGGTTGA
- a CDS encoding NAD(P)-dependent oxidoreductase, translating to MAKVAFLGLGVMGYPMAGHLKAKGHDVTVYNRSPEKAQKWVAQHGGVHAPTPAQAAEGQEIVFCCVGNDDDLRSVTTAENGAFAAMGKGTVFVDHTTASANVARELDAAATVAGLGFVDAPVSGGQAGAENGVLTVMCGGDQATYARVEPVIASFARMCRLMGPAGSGQLTKMVNQICIAGLVQGLSEGVHFAKRAGLDVEAMLEVISKGAAGSWQMENRGKTMNADKFDFGFAVDWMRKDLGIVLDEARRNHARLPVTALVDQFYADVQKLGGGRWDTSSLLKRLEP from the coding sequence ATGGCCAAAGTCGCTTTCCTCGGTCTCGGCGTGATGGGCTATCCCATGGCCGGCCATCTCAAGGCCAAGGGCCACGACGTCACCGTCTACAACCGCTCGCCGGAGAAGGCGCAGAAATGGGTGGCGCAGCATGGCGGCGTCCATGCTCCGACGCCGGCCCAGGCCGCGGAAGGCCAGGAGATCGTGTTCTGCTGCGTCGGCAATGACGACGATCTGCGCTCGGTGACGACGGCTGAGAACGGCGCCTTCGCCGCGATGGGCAAGGGCACGGTCTTCGTCGACCACACCACCGCTTCCGCCAATGTCGCGCGCGAACTCGATGCGGCGGCAACCGTGGCCGGCTTGGGCTTCGTCGACGCGCCGGTTTCGGGTGGCCAGGCCGGCGCCGAGAACGGCGTGCTGACCGTGATGTGCGGCGGCGACCAGGCGACCTATGCCCGGGTCGAGCCGGTGATCGCCAGCTTCGCCCGGATGTGCCGGCTGATGGGCCCCGCGGGCTCCGGCCAGCTCACCAAGATGGTCAACCAGATCTGCATTGCCGGACTGGTCCAGGGCCTGTCCGAGGGTGTCCACTTCGCCAAGCGCGCCGGCCTCGATGTCGAGGCGATGCTGGAGGTGATCTCGAAGGGCGCCGCCGGCTCCTGGCAGATGGAGAACCGTGGCAAGACGATGAATGCCGACAAGTTCGATTTCGGCTTCGCCGTCGACTGGATGCGCAAGGATCTCGGCATCGTGCTCGACGAAGCCCGCCGCAACCATGCCCGGCTGCCCGTCACCGCGCTGGTCGACCAGTTCTATGCCGACGTGCAGAAGCTCGGCGGGGGCCGCTGGGATACGTCGAGCCTGTTGAAGCGGCTGGAGCCGTAG
- the map gene encoding type I methionyl aminopeptidase, with the protein MTITNDEELQALREIGRIVADTLGAMGKALEPGITTAELDAIGREMLEKHGARSAPETVYGFPGATCISINEEVAHGIPGERRIMVGDLVNIDVSAEKAGYFSDTGASFTVPPVDRRIEKLCRDGKRALWAGLGQVGAGKPVAGIGEAVGRFAQKNGYTLVRNLASHGIGRSLHEEPKEIATWPERSERRVMQKGLVFTVEPFLSLGADWAEHAEGDNWTLYSEPRAPTVQYEHTVVATANGPLVLTLPG; encoded by the coding sequence ATGACCATCACCAATGACGAAGAGCTGCAGGCCTTGCGCGAGATCGGCCGTATCGTCGCCGATACGCTGGGCGCGATGGGCAAGGCGCTCGAACCGGGCATCACCACGGCCGAACTCGACGCGATCGGCCGCGAAATGCTCGAAAAGCACGGCGCGCGTTCCGCCCCCGAGACCGTCTATGGCTTCCCGGGCGCCACCTGCATCAGCATCAACGAGGAGGTCGCCCACGGCATTCCCGGCGAGCGCCGGATCATGGTGGGCGATCTTGTGAACATCGACGTCTCCGCCGAGAAGGCCGGCTATTTCTCCGATACGGGCGCGTCCTTCACGGTGCCGCCGGTCGATCGCCGCATCGAGAAGCTGTGCCGCGACGGCAAGCGCGCGCTCTGGGCCGGGCTCGGCCAGGTCGGTGCCGGCAAGCCGGTCGCCGGAATCGGCGAGGCTGTCGGTCGTTTCGCCCAGAAGAACGGCTATACGCTGGTACGAAACCTAGCCAGCCACGGCATCGGCCGTTCGCTGCACGAGGAGCCGAAGGAGATCGCCACCTGGCCCGAGCGCTCCGAGCGCCGCGTCATGCAGAAGGGGTTGGTCTTCACCGTCGAGCCGTTCCTGTCGCTGGGCGCCGATTGGGCGGAGCATGCCGAGGGCGACAACTGGACCCTCTATTCCGAGCCGCGTGCACCGACGGTTCAGTACGAGCACACCGTGGTCGCGACCGCCAACGGCCCGCTGGTCCTGACCTTGCCGGGCTGA
- a CDS encoding type II toxin-antitoxin system ParD family antitoxin: MATISVSLPASMKEWVEAQTESGRYASPSDYVCDLIRRDQAHTDKIIAMQRFVDEGLNRGIGSRSSEELFAAALAR; this comes from the coding sequence ATGGCGACGATCAGCGTGTCCTTGCCGGCTTCGATGAAGGAATGGGTCGAGGCCCAGACCGAGAGCGGCCGCTATGCCAGCCCGAGCGACTATGTGTGCGACCTGATCCGACGGGATCAGGCGCACACCGACAAGATCATCGCCATGCAGCGCTTTGTCGACGAGGGCCTGAACAGAGGCATCGGTTCGCGTTCGAGCGAGGAGCTCTTCGCTGCAGCTCTCGCGCGATAG
- a CDS encoding ABC transporter permease — MNWCEYPGYLIGSEVLQNYGCRMANGLWLTFELVVLSVAFGFVLAIGLAIARLYGPRWAQIAINGYTTFFRGTPLLCQLFLVYYGFGQFRLFWQDIGLWWFFREPFYCALFTFTINTAAYQAEILRGAIQSIPRGQFEGSLALGLHRWATLRRVILPQAMILALRPLGNELIVMIKASAIASLVTLFDLMGATRLAFARSFDLSIYLYAALIYLTLTEIIRRVWDRIELRLTRHMALR, encoded by the coding sequence ATGAACTGGTGCGAATATCCCGGCTACCTGATCGGCAGCGAGGTCCTGCAGAACTACGGCTGCCGGATGGCGAACGGCCTGTGGCTCACCTTCGAGCTCGTGGTGCTCTCGGTCGCGTTCGGCTTCGTGCTCGCGATCGGTCTCGCCATCGCCAGGCTCTACGGGCCGCGCTGGGCACAGATCGCGATCAACGGCTACACCACTTTCTTCCGTGGCACGCCGCTGCTCTGCCAGCTCTTCCTTGTCTATTACGGCTTCGGCCAGTTCCGGCTGTTCTGGCAGGATATCGGCCTGTGGTGGTTCTTCCGCGAGCCGTTCTACTGTGCGCTCTTCACCTTCACCATCAACACCGCCGCCTATCAGGCCGAGATCCTGCGCGGTGCGATCCAGTCGATCCCGCGCGGCCAGTTCGAGGGGTCACTTGCGCTCGGCCTGCATCGCTGGGCGACCTTGCGCCGGGTGATCCTGCCCCAGGCGATGATCCTGGCGCTGCGCCCGCTCGGCAACGAGCTGATCGTGATGATCAAGGCAAGCGCCATCGCCTCTCTGGTGACGCTGTTCGACCTGATGGGCGCGACACGCCTCGCCTTCGCCCGCTCCTTCGACCTGTCGATCTACCTCTATGCGGCGCTGATCTATCTCACGCTGACAGAGATCATCCGCCGGGTCTGGGACCGGATCGAGCTCAGGCTGACGCGGCACATGGCGTTGCGGTGA
- a CDS encoding ABC transporter permease subunit (The N-terminal region of this protein, as described by TIGR01726, is a three transmembrane segment that identifies a subfamily of ABC transporter permease subunits, which specificities that include histidine, arginine, glutamine, glutamate, L-cystine (sic), the opines (in Agrobacterium) octopine and nopaline, etc.) yields MFDKFALLGFGPGGWGWALLQGAANTISVALATLPFGLALGLIIALWKRSDSMLLRSLATIYTTVFRGVPELLTLYIIYFGIQVLVQKAWSGFSIPPFVAGMVALGMVLAAFSSEVWVGALNSIQKGQREAASALGLSKAQAFRLVVFPQLIRVALPGLGNNWMVLLKETSLISVITLQDIMFIATRANVVTKEPFLFFGTAMLLYFFFSLVSAWGIGKLEQRTNRGFAAFGGATR; encoded by the coding sequence ATGTTCGACAAATTCGCACTGCTCGGCTTCGGCCCCGGCGGCTGGGGCTGGGCCCTGCTGCAAGGCGCGGCCAACACCATCTCGGTCGCGCTCGCGACCCTGCCCTTCGGCCTGGCGCTCGGCCTGATCATCGCGCTGTGGAAGCGTTCCGACAGCATGCTGCTGCGCTCGCTGGCGACGATCTACACCACCGTCTTCCGCGGCGTGCCCGAGCTGCTGACGCTCTACATCATCTATTTCGGCATCCAGGTCCTGGTGCAGAAGGCCTGGAGCGGCTTCTCGATCCCGCCCTTCGTCGCCGGCATGGTCGCGCTCGGCATGGTGCTCGCCGCCTTCTCCAGTGAGGTCTGGGTCGGCGCGCTGAACTCGATCCAGAAGGGCCAGCGCGAGGCTGCCTCGGCGCTCGGCCTGTCGAAGGCGCAGGCTTTCCGGCTCGTCGTCTTCCCGCAACTGATCCGCGTCGCCCTGCCCGGCCTCGGCAACAACTGGATGGTGCTGCTGAAGGAGACATCGCTGATCTCGGTGATCACGCTGCAGGACATCATGTTCATCGCGACACGCGCCAACGTCGTGACCAAGGAGCCGTTCCTGTTCTTCGGTACGGCGATGCTGCTCTACTTCTTCTTCTCGCTGGTTTCCGCCTGGGGCATCGGCAAGCTCGAGCAACGCACCAATCGCGGCTTCGCCGCCTTCGGCGGAGCGACGCGATGA
- a CDS encoding transporter substrate-binding domain-containing protein: MKGFAKFVAAAALTVVGATGALAQAKEWKEIRIGTEGAYPPYNNLNAKKELEGFEIDYGNLLCEKLKVKCSWVVQDWDGIIPALQANKYDIILAGMNATEERKKQVDFTTPYSKTPIWMIGPKSTASADISPATLKGKSIGAQGSTIHANYVEKFYKDSTARLYPTQEEANLDLLNGRLDYIVADALALADFLKGQGKDCCKRIAEVTRDDAIHGAGVAGAVRKADTALKDLVNKAIAETVADGSLKKLEAKWFKYE, translated from the coding sequence ATGAAAGGTTTCGCAAAGTTCGTCGCAGCCGCAGCGCTCACGGTCGTCGGCGCCACCGGGGCGCTCGCCCAGGCCAAGGAGTGGAAGGAAATCCGAATCGGCACGGAGGGCGCCTATCCGCCCTACAACAACCTCAACGCCAAGAAGGAGCTGGAAGGCTTCGAGATCGATTACGGTAACCTTCTCTGCGAGAAGCTGAAGGTGAAGTGCAGCTGGGTGGTGCAGGATTGGGACGGCATCATCCCGGCGCTGCAGGCCAACAAATACGACATCATCCTCGCCGGCATGAACGCCACCGAGGAGCGCAAGAAGCAGGTCGACTTCACCACGCCCTACAGCAAGACCCCGATCTGGATGATCGGCCCGAAGAGCACAGCCTCGGCCGACATCTCGCCCGCCACCCTGAAGGGCAAGTCGATCGGCGCGCAGGGCTCGACCATCCACGCCAACTATGTCGAGAAGTTCTACAAGGACTCGACCGCGCGCCTTTACCCGACCCAGGAAGAGGCCAATCTCGACCTGCTCAACGGCCGCCTCGACTACATCGTCGCCGACGCGCTCGCCCTCGCCGACTTCCTGAAGGGACAGGGCAAGGATTGCTGCAAGCGGATTGCCGAGGTGACCCGCGACGACGCGATCCATGGTGCGGGCGTCGCCGGCGCCGTGCGCAAGGCCGATACCGCGCTGAAGGACCTGGTCAACAAGGCGATCGCCGAGACCGTCGCCGACGGTTCGCTGAAGAAGCTCGAGGCCAAGTGGTTCAAGTACGAGTGA
- a CDS encoding TetR/AcrR family transcriptional regulator — protein sequence MKAVKAATPVRRASIGARRNPASQAAILAAARAVLAEEGYAGFSIDAVSRRAGAGKPTIYRWWKNRADLLMEVYAAEKAMIRAVPSDDLAHDLAEHTRALWGFWCGTPSGHTFRALLAEAQSDPQALAALREKFLPERLQDVRGLFTAAAARGDIPADEVEARLALYIGFNWFYVLTDQLEAGQASIPAAMRLIAAPTPR from the coding sequence ATGAAGGCCGTGAAAGCCGCAACTCCGGTTCGCCGCGCTTCGATCGGCGCGCGGCGCAACCCGGCCTCGCAGGCCGCGATTCTCGCCGCTGCCCGCGCCGTGCTGGCGGAGGAGGGCTATGCCGGCTTCTCGATCGATGCGGTCTCGCGCCGCGCGGGGGCCGGCAAGCCGACGATCTATCGCTGGTGGAAGAACCGCGCCGATCTGCTGATGGAGGTTTATGCCGCCGAGAAAGCGATGATCCGGGCCGTGCCGAGCGACGACCTCGCCCATGATCTCGCCGAGCATACCCGGGCGCTTTGGGGCTTCTGGTGCGGCACGCCCTCGGGGCACACCTTCCGGGCACTCCTGGCCGAGGCCCAGAGCGATCCCCAGGCACTCGCGGCGCTGCGCGAGAAGTTCCTGCCCGAGCGGCTGCAGGATGTGCGCGGCCTCTTCACCGCCGCGGCTGCGCGCGGCGACATTCCGGCCGATGAGGTCGAGGCCAGGCTCGCGCTCTATATCGGCTTCAACTGGTTCTACGTCCTGACCGACCAGCTCGAGGCCGGGCAGGCCTCGATCCCGGCGGCGATGCGCCTGATCGCGGCGCCGACGCCGCGCTGA
- a CDS encoding MFS transporter, whose protein sequence is MSLSSTGDAFARPARSTAAPRVGLVLFALAMGGFAIGTAEFAVMSLLPYFSVGLGIDEPTGGHVISIYAAGVVVGAPIIAVLATKLSRRTLLIGLMAAFALGNGLSALAPSYGWMLLFRFLSGLPHGAYFGVAALVAASLVPANRRALAVARVMLGLTIATILGVPLANWLGQALGWRWGFGVVTALALTTVILIALFAPKDRPQSGASAMRELGALRHRQVWLTLAIGAVGFGGLFAVYTYLASTLVEVTQVAPTMVPVVLAIFGLGLTFGTLAAAWLADRMPMASIAIILLWTAGSLALFPLAAGNIWSISVVAFMIGCGGGLGTPLQTRLMDVAQDAQTLAAALNHSAFNTANALGPWLGGMAIAAGYGWTSTGWVGAGLALAGFAIWLVTAWDARGRNRAAAASA, encoded by the coding sequence ATGAGCCTCTCGAGCACGGGAGACGCGTTCGCGCGCCCTGCCCGCTCCACTGCCGCGCCGCGCGTCGGCCTCGTCCTGTTTGCGCTGGCGATGGGCGGATTCGCCATCGGCACAGCCGAATTCGCGGTGATGAGCCTGCTGCCCTATTTCTCGGTGGGCTTGGGGATCGACGAGCCGACGGGCGGGCACGTGATCAGCATCTACGCCGCCGGCGTGGTGGTCGGCGCCCCGATCATCGCGGTGCTCGCGACGAAGCTGTCGCGCCGCACGCTCCTGATCGGGCTGATGGCGGCCTTCGCGCTCGGCAATGGTCTCTCCGCCCTCGCGCCAAGCTATGGCTGGATGTTGCTGTTCCGCTTCCTCAGCGGACTGCCGCACGGCGCCTATTTCGGCGTCGCGGCACTGGTCGCGGCCTCGCTGGTGCCGGCGAACCGGCGCGCGCTCGCCGTGGCGCGGGTGATGCTCGGGCTGACGATCGCGACGATCCTCGGTGTGCCCTTGGCGAACTGGCTCGGCCAGGCGCTCGGCTGGCGCTGGGGTTTTGGCGTCGTCACCGCCCTGGCGCTGACCACGGTGATCCTGATCGCGCTGTTCGCGCCGAAGGACCGGCCTCAGTCCGGCGCCAGCGCCATGCGCGAGCTCGGGGCACTGCGCCATCGCCAGGTCTGGCTGACGCTCGCCATCGGCGCCGTCGGCTTCGGCGGGCTGTTCGCGGTCTACACCTATCTCGCCTCGACGCTGGTCGAGGTGACGCAGGTCGCGCCGACGATGGTGCCGGTGGTGCTAGCGATCTTCGGCCTCGGCCTGACCTTCGGGACGCTCGCCGCCGCCTGGCTGGCGGACCGGATGCCGATGGCCTCGATCGCGATCATCCTGCTCTGGACCGCCGGCTCGCTGGCGCTCTTCCCCCTGGCCGCCGGCAATATCTGGTCGATCTCGGTCGTCGCCTTCATGATCGGCTGCGGCGGCGGGCTCGGCACGCCCCTGCAGACCCGGCTGATGGATGTCGCGCAGGATGCGCAGACGCTGGCGGCGGCGCTGAACCACAGCGCTTTCAACACCGCCAATGCGCTCGGCCCCTGGCTCGGCGGCATGGCGATCGCCGCCGGCTATGGCTGGACCTCGACCGGCTGGGTCGGCGCGGGCCTTGCGCTGGCAGGTTTCGCGATCTGGCTGGTGACGGCGTGGGACGCGAGGGGGCGCAACAGAGCGGCGGCTGCCAGCGCCTGA
- a CDS encoding ornithine cyclodeaminase family protein — MTITQMNQNQHISSHQIAAIPFERHSPPGRPKAISIMDDTRTSSSNHAKGEIELLWLSEAEVRDCIDLRELLDALAEGFKALSDGRVVIPARPQLDIPDAGYSLAMPAWMAGMHLTVKLVNVFEGNIARGIPSHLATIHLFDPETGMPVCIMDGTYITAVRTSGSAVLSVRELARRDARIATVVGAGVQASQHLHLLPLVRDFDEIRVFSKTFADAQALASRHPRVTAVADLEAAVRSSDVVCLATHSYVPAISADWVQPGTHVSSVGVAPPGGELPIDLIARGSLFVEAREAFAPTPVGCCELADIDPESGTDLGAMLLGRRPGRTSDQQITIYKAMGVAMEDMVAADLAFREAKRRGIGRNISL; from the coding sequence GTGACAATCACGCAAATGAACCAAAATCAGCATATTTCATCACACCAGATCGCCGCAATACCGTTTGAAAGGCACTCACCGCCAGGACGACCAAAGGCGATCAGCATCATGGACGACACACGAACCTCATCGAGCAATCACGCAAAAGGCGAGATCGAACTTCTTTGGCTGAGTGAAGCGGAGGTCAGGGACTGTATCGATCTGCGCGAGCTGCTCGACGCGCTGGCGGAGGGCTTCAAGGCCCTTTCCGATGGGCGCGTCGTCATTCCAGCGCGACCACAGCTCGATATTCCCGATGCGGGCTATTCGCTGGCGATGCCGGCCTGGATGGCGGGCATGCATCTGACGGTAAAACTGGTCAACGTCTTCGAAGGCAACATCGCCCGGGGCATTCCGAGCCATCTCGCCACGATCCATCTCTTCGATCCGGAGACGGGAATGCCCGTCTGCATCATGGACGGGACCTATATCACGGCGGTCCGCACCTCCGGGTCGGCGGTGCTTTCGGTGCGGGAGCTGGCGCGACGCGATGCCAGGATCGCCACCGTCGTCGGTGCCGGCGTCCAGGCGAGCCAGCATCTCCATCTGCTGCCGCTGGTGCGCGACTTCGACGAAATCCGGGTCTTCTCCAAGACTTTCGCCGATGCGCAGGCGCTGGCGTCACGCCATCCGAGGGTGACGGCCGTCGCCGACCTCGAAGCCGCGGTGCGCTCATCCGATGTCGTCTGCCTTGCGACGCACTCCTATGTCCCCGCTATATCCGCCGACTGGGTTCAACCGGGCACGCATGTGTCCTCGGTCGGCGTCGCGCCGCCCGGCGGCGAGCTGCCGATCGACCTGATCGCTCGCGGCAGCCTCTTCGTCGAGGCGCGGGAGGCCTTCGCGCCGACTCCGGTGGGCTGCTGCGAACTCGCCGATATCGACCCCGAGTCCGGCACCGACCTTGGCGCGATGCTGCTGGGACGGCGACCGGGCCGGACGTCGGATCAGCAAATCACCATCTATAAGGCCATGGGCGTCGCCATGGAAGACATGGTGGCGGCCGACCTTGCTTTCCGTGAGGCCAAGCGCCGAGGCATCGGCCGAAACATCTCGCTATAG
- a CDS encoding Lrp/AsnC ligand binding domain-containing protein has product MSDLDRIDRTLLGLLQEDGRRTVLDLAQRVGLSPTGASQRIKRLFSEGFIRAVRAVLEPSKIGRGTLVFIEVRLDHTAPHVFDRFAEAVAKAPEIIECHMVIGGFDYLVKARIADMATFQEFLQRVILPLPGVRETHSYASIGDVKPDALLPL; this is encoded by the coding sequence ATGAGCGATCTGGATCGTATCGACCGCACGCTGCTCGGGCTGTTGCAGGAAGACGGCCGCCGCACTGTGCTCGATCTCGCCCAGCGTGTCGGGCTCTCGCCGACCGGGGCGTCGCAGCGGATCAAGCGCCTCTTCAGCGAGGGCTTCATTCGCGCCGTCAGGGCGGTGCTCGAGCCGTCGAAGATCGGGCGCGGCACGCTCGTCTTCATCGAGGTCAGGCTCGATCACACCGCCCCGCATGTCTTCGACCGCTTCGCCGAAGCGGTCGCGAAGGCGCCCGAGATCATCGAATGCCACATGGTGATCGGCGGTTTCGACTATCTGGTCAAAGCCCGGATCGCGGACATGGCGACGTTCCAGGAGTTCCTGCAGCGGGTCATCCTGCCGCTCCCGGGCGTCAGGGAGACCCACAGCTACGCATCGATCGGCGATGTGAAACCCGATGCGCTCTTGCCGCTTTGA